TTTTACAACTAGAGAAGGCATGCAGTCTGTTATATGTTACATCAGAATGGTAGCCATTTACAAATTCAGGAATTTGTAATTTGCTGTATATAAATGATTTCTGATGTTTCTTATTGTTGAGTAACGACAAGCGAAGGTCAAGCAAAGAGAGAACATCTCAGGCAATGCAATTTTATTAtcctatttttctttgtttgcaCTATGCATGGAGTTGGCAATCTTAATGACAGTATGATTATACTCAACCTAGAATGTGAATCTAATCTCTGCTTCATTGAAGTCCTTAACAGTGGTCAAAATGCAGTGAACTGTAGTATTTATCTTCATAGTTTGTAGGGTTCCAGAACTACAAGAATGTTGGGTATTTCTTGCTTTTTTAACCTACTTGGCTTGGTATCTATTGACTTCCTGAATTGGAACCCCCCTCTATCAACCTGTTTCAGTCGCACCCTAGTTGTGAAATCCAATGCTAAGCTGAAAATCTTTCAGTTTTTAAACAGCAGGATGTTTGAGAAAAAAGTAGCATTAAAGCCTTCCTAACATGAGTTCTTAATAAATAGGTTGTGTTTGGGTCAGCCTGCCACAGATTGTGTCAATGTAAGGTCATGTTAGTGTCATATTTTATGACCTTATTGTTTGAATGGGTCTTATCAGTTTGTATTAGATTCATGTCTTATGATCTCTTTTTGGTTAAGTGGCATCACAAACTTTTGATTTAAAGTCACAACCTTGTGCATAGAAAGCAGAGGTCAAACCACCAGATTTCATATCTTATCAATGTTTATATACATAAAATGTTGAATATTTATTCTCTCAGGAAGTTTGGTTTAGATGAAATAGAGTTGGGGCTTCCACTAAGCAGTTCTTAAGCAGGCTACAGGCCTtgtaaatgaaatgaaattggGGGGTTTGGGATGCTAGTCaagttagaggaagaagaatttgTAGGAAAGGACAGATTAGGAACTGTTCATAGATGAAAATGGTTTATATTGGAAAGGATACCAACTTAttattgttcttttttggtagaacttACTATTGTTTATGGTGTATTTGTTGAAGGGAAACCTAAATTGAAACAAGATGACTGTTGCTATCTGGAAGGGGTCTTATCATGGTTAAGAAGGGTAAATAGTATAGGGTTGTGGAAATAGGGAACTAGGGTTTAAGAATGAGGGGAATGTTGGGGGTAAGAGGTCTTGTATTTCGTCGCTTTCGTTTGTGGGCTGATTCTGAAGGGCCGTAGGGACTGAGGCCTTGAGGCCCGAAGGAATCGGCTCACCTTGCATGTTATCTTTGTTATTGGGGCCTTGATGAACTAGCAGTCCATGGCAGGTGTTCGAGGGAGGCAGGCAGACCCCgaggaattttttttagggttatatGAGTATTTTCGGCAAAACTGTACTTATATATGTTCACTATGAATTGTAGTGAGATATCCTCTATAATCTGAGAGAGGCATGAGGATGAGTGGCTgcaaccctattctccattggtagtgaagcagatctcatctcaccgtggatgtatgcaatcttgccgaaccatGTGAAGTCTTGCATTAtgcaatttccattcttttctgcattgtTTTAGGTTTTTCGTTTCTACAAGGAAGCTAGTTGTGAATGTGATCATCGTATATGTCGGCATAATTCAGTAATAAAAGAAAGTAGGAAGAAGATGGGGTGAGAAACTAGATCCAAACCAATTACCCTCTGACTACCCCCTTGACTTTGCAAATTTCTATGGAACATTTCATCTTTTCCTAGGGACTGAAATATGTGTTGACAGCAGCATTTAGAATGCTGTGTTAAATCCAACTTTTctagaaacaagaaagaaagaggccaCATGTTGACTTTGTTAATGTGAACTCTATGAGCTTATTCAAAGTGATTTGGTTCATAATTAGTTTGTTGGGTAAGATGAAAGGCACAACTGTAGCTAGACAGGTTCATTTTATGCTATAAATGGTAGATAACTAGATATAGCATAATAGACTGGTTGCAGTTATTCCGAAGATCCCTTTGTAGAGTGTTGGTGAGTCGCTATTTCTACTACTAGCAAGTAGGGATGCATGTCAACTCTATTGAGAACTCTTCATACGGAAGCATGAACAGAAGTCTTGGGGAGTATTCGAAAACTGTTTGGAATTGATCTTGATATACAATTTAGATCAATGTGTACAGCAATCTAGTCATGCAATTTCGCACCATGGAAATTGGTGGTTCTTTCTGAAATTTAATTTCCCAGCGCTCAACATAAATCTGAGTCTTGTGCAAACACATTTGAACCCTTTTGCATTTATGTGGCTTGTAATGCATGATAATTGTGTCTATTCACTTATACATATCTAAATCTATTGATTTGACcgtctaatttttattttctagtaAAGCTAAATGTTTgaatttgtttctcttctgtttcagaCTGATACACACACTGAACAGGGATGTCAGGAAACACCCTCAGAGATCTCAATACACTGGCGGGATCGGAGAAGAAAATTGAAAGTTCTAGAAAGGGGGGCTTTCAAAAGGCTTATATTGAGAACGGCAATGAAAATCTTGACAAATGGAAGCAGAAATTTCCTAGTTCATTGGCCTCAACTCCAATTAAGGACTGTGAAACTATGAATACTGGAACAGAAGTAGGTGTATCAGAGTTGGAGTACATAGAGTCTGAACATCTGACTGATCTAGAAGATGTGGATACTATTCTCAAGGTATTAGTTGCTCTTTTCCATTTCCTTCACTCTCTGCTAATTTCTGAAGTGTGTCAAAGGTGTTCttgttgatgattttatttGATCTGATACTTATCAGGtaaccttttgttttatttcctcTTGTTCTTTAGACATTGTTGGCAGGACTAGACTCCAAAGATTGGATTTTGGTATGTGAAGCATTGAATAATGTTCGCCGATTATCAATATTTCACGAGGAGGCAATGCTTGAGATGTTGTGAGTATTGGTTAAAAATGGCTTAACATAAGGAATTGTTTGAGAAAACCATTAAGCATGTatgctttattttttctctttctttgacaCATGTGCTTGTGGGTGTTTTGTAAAGTTTCATGGAGTCGTAATCACCGTACTGCTCTTACTCCTATGTGAAATTTTTAGAACGTGCTTGTGTGGACATATGCCAAagattgagagaaaaaaaagggccaTTACCCAGTGCTTGTCCCGTCTACGTGGAGTATTgggaggggtgagtttggagtcTGTCCAAACCTTTGGCACTTTTTTGTGCAAAGTGACCGCCCTCATGACTCGAAGCCGAGCATATGCCCTGACAGCCTGAACCTTTTACCAAGAATGAGAATTAGTgacaattatttattttattttagatttttcatattatttttatttgacaAGTAGGGCCAATTTTCCTTATTATCTTTTTGAAACTTACTATTCAGTGCCATCATGGACAGGGGCAATGTGATCTCATTAATTGTGAAATCCTTGAAGAATCCAAGAAGTGCTGTCTGTAAAACTGCAATAATGACATCTGAAGACATTTTTAATGCTTACAGTGATCATATAATCGATTCACTTGAGCCTCTGGTAGGTTatcattttgaattttgaatgcCCTTTATTATTATGTTGTTCTATGTTTTACCAAAGATGTACTATTATGATTACATGTGGTTTGGTTCAGCTTGTTCAACTTCTTCTCAAGTCTTCACAAGATAAAAGATTTGTATGTGATGCTGCTGAGAGAGCTTTGGTAGCAATGACTACTTGGATATCCCCTTCTCTGTTGTTACCAAAGTTGCAACCATATCTTAGGCACAAGAATCCTCGAATACGAGCAAAGGCATCAATGTGCCTTTGTCGAAGTGTGCCAAGGCTGGTATGATTCGCTGTTTCTACTTTTTTTGATTGGTGAcacttatatatttatttatttattcttcaaacttaatatttttttaaggcTTTGATAGACAGGAacatttgaattttgatgacagctttttcattaattacTGTGGAAATTGGTGACATTCCAGTTTTCTCTGTCATTAGTTATGGTTATGAAAGGAAAACTAGTGATGTTTAAATTTCAACAGTTCATttcattcctttatttttttggacaaaaGTTTTGGTGAGTGGGAGGGGGGTTGAcggttttctttccttttttttttttttttttttcagaataaCAAAATCAGATGCAATGCTGTATCAGCAGAACTGGGGTTTTGAGTATAGAACAAATACACAATCATCTTTCTCAACTCATTTATATTTAGTATAATGctcctttatttaattatgaaagaTGTTCAGATGCTAGCTATGGTTGAAATGGTCTCCTTGGACATTTAATGGTCCTTGATGTTAAAAAGTGCCAGATGCTATTATTGAATCTTTAAATACATATAGAATTAGTAAGCTAGGATCTTATGGTGGGACTTCAGATTTAGCTAACCCTAGTGTGGAACCTTTCAAGTTAAATAACTGTAAAACTGGATCAAGTTGTCCAGAAGTGACTGTTCTGGCCATAAATTTTATATTTGTATATTGACTAGAATTTTGATGTGTACCAAATTGTTGTTAGAACACTTGTGATCTCTTTATGTGCTGAGGATTTACTCCACCTTGCTCTTCTTTTTCATCGATTTTagtgcaaaataaaaaaaggaaatgaaactTCTTTCCCCCTGTCAATGCTCGTGGATGCGAAAGTGGTTCAGTGGTTGGTCGTTAATAGAGGAAGATGGATCTGGACTTAGGTCTAGTGTGTGTGAAGACCCCCATAGACTTCAACTTAGAAACCCTTCATCTTCAAAACCAACCCCCATaataaacaggaaaaaaaaatacattagaTTTTTTAACTGAACCTGCTAATTGACTGGTGATCATGCTGattattatataaataaaaatttagttGATGTAAAAAAAGGAGATGTAAAACAAACAACAGTATAAATATATAACACAACAACAataatcttaccaaaaaaaaaaaaaacacaacaacaATAAGAGACAAGAATATGAGGCAAC
The nucleotide sequence above comes from Telopea speciosissima isolate NSW1024214 ecotype Mountain lineage chromosome 3, Tspe_v1, whole genome shotgun sequence. Encoded proteins:
- the LOC122657035 gene encoding uncharacterized protein LOC122657035, translated to MSGNTLRDLNTLAGSEKKIESSRKGGFQKAYIENGNENLDKWKQKFPSSLASTPIKDCETMNTGTEVGVSELEYIESEHLTDLEDVDTILKTLLAGLDSKDWILVCEALNNVRRLSIFHEEAMLEMLGNVISLIVKSLKNPRSAVCKTAIMTSEDIFNAYSDHIIDSLEPLLVQLLLKSSQDKRFVCDAAERALVAMTTWISPSLLLPKLQPYLRHKNPRIRAKASMCLCRSVPRLGIEGIKAYGIDKLIQIAASQLSDQLPESREAARCLLLELQTVYEKSHISAPTAESEHSEIGSWEHFCQSKLSPLRAQAVLRVSNIAREGLVLGS